From a region of the Deinococcus ruber genome:
- a CDS encoding hydantoinase/oxoprolinase family protein: MNAADAGSSTGLQGKASAPRAVRIGIDVGGTFTKGVALGLDGDILAISHVPTTHAHAQGVAAGVLEALERLLAALPPETPVLLVAHSTTQATNALLEGDTAQIGVLALGEGRDEGRIRKVTQAPAGLHSRWAFVASDRSEFAAQVQAVLNDWQRAGVEAVAISEAFGVDDPQQERRAGELAREIGLPVTLGSDLSGSYGLEMRTVSAAINASILPTMLRTAQHVRAAVGTRLPGVPLLIMRGDGGAASLQAFEETPLHTVVSGPAASLGGAILREGLMDGVFFEVGGTSTNVGAIKDGRPVLKYMTVLGAPTGLRAADIRIAGVAGGSLVRLGRRRIEEVGPRSAHIAGLPYASFAAPELLQGARLVEVSLPGTPLGGYAVLEVPDGTRYAITPTCAANALGAIGTTGRAFGNEASARVALTLLGERLGASMAQAATAVLEASAEKLVTLVRDLAKEHGLQGMPLYGGGGAASVLGPVIARRLGVPFQAVPHADVISSIGAALAVIRVERERSVTRQDPTIADLLEREVGDEAVRLGADPGSLRVETEYLPQEGRLRAVAVGAHPLSAQTRVLDADELNAQARLVLGDSAQLVFGGKFHSLFTAAHETRGLVRRSVKRPALVLDQCGVRLLRFENAQVLTGTPAEVLALLRHALGTQTAPQVAALTPTRLRDFAHLHDPQALVQHLHDSLRLEHQVALIVRQE, encoded by the coding sequence TTGAACGCAGCTGACGCTGGATCATCAACTGGCCTTCAGGGGAAGGCTTCAGCGCCGCGTGCCGTCCGGATCGGCATCGATGTCGGCGGCACCTTCACCAAGGGCGTGGCCCTGGGGCTGGACGGTGACATCCTGGCGATCTCGCACGTTCCTACCACCCACGCGCACGCGCAGGGGGTGGCGGCAGGCGTGCTGGAAGCGCTGGAGCGGCTGCTGGCTGCGCTGCCCCCTGAGACCCCGGTGCTGCTGGTGGCGCACTCCACCACCCAGGCCACCAACGCGCTGCTGGAAGGTGATACCGCGCAGATCGGGGTGCTCGCGCTGGGAGAAGGCCGGGACGAAGGCCGCATTCGGAAGGTGACCCAGGCTCCCGCTGGGCTTCATTCGCGCTGGGCGTTCGTGGCGTCCGACCGCTCCGAGTTTGCTGCGCAGGTGCAGGCGGTGTTGAACGACTGGCAGCGCGCTGGCGTGGAAGCGGTTGCGATCAGCGAGGCCTTCGGCGTGGACGATCCGCAGCAGGAACGCCGAGCGGGCGAGCTGGCCCGGGAGATCGGCCTGCCGGTCACCCTGGGCAGCGACCTGAGCGGCAGTTATGGCCTGGAGATGCGGACCGTCAGTGCAGCCATCAACGCCAGCATCCTCCCCACCATGCTCCGCACGGCCCAGCATGTGCGGGCCGCCGTGGGCACGCGCCTGCCGGGCGTGCCGCTGCTGATCATGCGCGGCGACGGCGGCGCGGCCAGCCTGCAGGCCTTCGAGGAGACGCCTCTGCACACCGTGGTCAGCGGCCCCGCCGCGTCGCTCGGCGGAGCGATTCTGCGCGAAGGGCTGATGGACGGCGTGTTCTTCGAGGTGGGCGGCACCAGCACCAACGTGGGAGCGATCAAGGACGGCCGGCCGGTGCTGAAGTACATGACGGTGCTGGGCGCCCCGACCGGGCTGCGGGCAGCCGACATCCGCATCGCGGGGGTGGCCGGCGGCAGCCTGGTGCGCCTCGGCCGCCGCCGCATCGAGGAGGTCGGCCCGCGCAGCGCCCACATCGCCGGGCTGCCCTACGCGAGCTTCGCGGCACCGGAGTTGCTGCAGGGCGCGCGGCTGGTGGAGGTGAGTCTGCCGGGCACGCCCCTGGGCGGCTACGCGGTGCTGGAAGTGCCGGACGGAACGCGTTACGCCATCACGCCCACCTGCGCCGCCAACGCCCTGGGGGCGATCGGAACGACCGGCCGGGCCTTCGGCAATGAAGCGAGTGCCCGCGTGGCCCTGACGCTGCTGGGGGAGCGGTTGGGGGCCAGCATGGCGCAGGCCGCCACGGCGGTGCTGGAAGCCAGCGCCGAGAAGCTGGTCACGCTGGTGCGGGACCTGGCGAAAGAACATGGGCTTCAGGGCATGCCGCTGTACGGCGGCGGCGGGGCCGCGAGTGTGCTGGGCCCGGTGATCGCCCGGCGGCTGGGCGTGCCCTTCCAGGCGGTGCCGCACGCCGACGTGATCTCGTCCATCGGGGCGGCCCTGGCGGTGATCCGGGTGGAACGTGAACGCAGCGTGACCCGCCAGGATCCGACCATCGCCGATCTGCTGGAGCGCGAGGTCGGGGACGAAGCGGTGCGGCTGGGGGCCGATCCGGGCAGCCTGCGGGTCGAGACCGAGTACCTGCCGCAGGAGGGGCGCCTGCGGGCGGTGGCGGTGGGGGCGCACCCGCTGAGCGCCCAGACGCGGGTGCTGGATGCCGACGAACTGAACGCCCAGGCCCGGCTGGTGCTGGGGGACAGCGCGCAGCTGGTGTTCGGCGGGAAATTTCATAGCCTGTTCACCGCTGCCCACGAGACGAGGGGGCTGGTCCGGCGGTCTGTGAAGCGTCCGGCGCTGGTGCTCGATCAGTGCGGCGTGCGGCTGCTGCGCTTCGAGAACGCGCAGGTGCTGACCGGCACCCCCGCCGAGGTGCTGGCGCTGCTTCGGCACGCCCTGGGCACCCAGACCGCGCCGCAGGTCGCGGCCCTCACCCCCACCCGCCTCCGGGATTTCGCGCATCTGCACGACCCGCAGGCCCTCGTTCAGCATCTGCACGACAGCCTGCGCCTGGAGCACCAGGTGGCGCTGATCGTGCGTCAGGAGTGA